A region of the Mycobacterium sp. NBC_00419 genome:
CTCCTGATCGCTGAGGGCCATGACGTGGTCCGGGCATCCCGCGACAGCGGCGTCGACGTGCTGACGGGCCAGGGTGTCGCCGACGCCCTGGTGGACGCGCACGTGCTCGTCGACGTGCTCAACTCGCCGTCGTTCGACGACGAGCCGGTGATGGAGTTCTTCAGCACCTCCACCCGCACCCTCGTCGACGCCGCCAGAACGGCCGGGGTGGCGCACTACGTCGCCCTGTCGATCGTCGGCGACACCCGCCTGCCCGACAGCGGGTACATGCGGGCCAAGGTCGCCCAGGAGACGCTGATCGAGTCCTCGGGCCTGCCGTACACGATCGTGCGGGCCACCCAGTTCATCGAGTTCGCCGACGCCATCGTCGCGAGCCTGACCGAGGGTGACGTCGTGCGGGTGCCGCAGGCCCGCATCCAGCCGATCGCCGCCGCGGAGGTGGTCGCCCACGTGGCCCGTGCGGCGGTCGGGTCGCCGGCAGGCGTCGTCGAGATCGGGGGACCGGAGACGATCACCTTCGCCGACCTGGCCCGCACCGTGCTGGCGCGCAACGGCGAACACCGCGACATCGTGATCGACCCGGCCGCCACCTACTTCGGCGACACGGTCGACGACGACAGCCTCGTCACCGGCCCGGGGGCCGCGCTGGGGGTCACTCGCTTCGGCGAAGGACCGCCAGGACGGTGAGGGCAAGGATTTTGACGTCGAGGGCCAGCGACCAGTTCTCGATGTAGAAGTTGTCCCACTCGGCGCGGTCGGTGATCGAGGTCTGCCCACGAAGGCCGTGCACCTGCGCCCAGCCCGTCATCCCGGCCTTGACTCGGTGCCGTTCGCCGTAGCGCCGGATCTGGGCTTCGAAGACCTCGACGTATTCCGGCCGCTCGGGTCGCGGCCCGACGAGGCTCATCTCGCCCTTGACCACGTTGATCAGCTGGGGAAGTTCGTCGAGCGACGTCGACCGCATGATCCGGCCGATCCGGGTCCGGCGGTCCACCCCCTCGACACCGCCGGGCGCGGTTCCGCTGCCCAGCTCGAACCCGCCGTCGGCGGCGTCGGGCAGCCGCATCGTGCGGAACTTCAGGCAGTCGAAGACCCGCCCGTCACGTCCAACTCTGGGCTGGCGGAAGAAGATCGGGCCGGGGGAGCTCAGCCGGACCAGAGCCATCAGGGTCAGGAACAGCGGCGAGATCAGCACCAAACCGACTGTGCCGCAGACCTGGTCGAAGACGTGTTTGACGGTGAACTGCCACCCGCGCGGATCCGTCCGCGGCAGCGACAGCAGCGGCAGGCCGCCCACATGCTCGACGGTCGACCGCTCCCCGATGACGTCGAACATCCGGGGAACCACCCACACCCTGGATCCGGTTGCGTGGGCAAGCCGAACGACGCGGGCGAGCAGCTCGTCCTGCGTGCGGGAGAACGCGATGACGATCGCCTCGGCGCCGGTGTCGAGGATCGCTTGTTCGATTGTTTCCGGCGCACCGATCCGCCGGACGCCGGCAACGGGCTC
Encoded here:
- a CDS encoding sugar transferase, producing the protein MVARSTRSFEPTTPAPVHSARPDRRSFAALIRQDPLSTAVTIGIDVVSATVALALVIWWTVAVGAQLPPTWMLALFVPATIAVMATRGIYRRRLNRRFIHEVGPVVATVALASMVLLSGLILAHVPENPEQFVLRAWICATAMILTGRLIRATVQRRLRLRRHLLSPTLIVGNGIVAHQIIERLLAAPEHGLDPIGLLDTDSPWHPDHNEPVAGVRRIGAPETIEQAILDTGAEAIVIAFSRTQDELLARVVRLAHATGSRVWVVPRMFDVIGERSTVEHVGGLPLLSLPRTDPRGWQFTVKHVFDQVCGTVGLVLISPLFLTLMALVRLSSPGPIFFRQPRVGRDGRVFDCLKFRTMRLPDAADGGFELGSGTAPGGVEGVDRRTRIGRIMRSTSLDELPQLINVVKGEMSLVGPRPERPEYVEVFEAQIRRYGERHRVKAGMTGWAQVHGLRGQTSITDRAEWDNFYIENWSLALDVKILALTVLAVLRRSE
- a CDS encoding SDR family oxidoreductase, which codes for MRIAIFGASGQIGRGVCELLIAEGHDVVRASRDSGVDVLTGQGVADALVDAHVLVDVLNSPSFDDEPVMEFFSTSTRTLVDAARTAGVAHYVALSIVGDTRLPDSGYMRAKVAQETLIESSGLPYTIVRATQFIEFADAIVASLTEGDVVRVPQARIQPIAAAEVVAHVARAAVGSPAGVVEIGGPETITFADLARTVLARNGEHRDIVIDPAATYFGDTVDDDSLVTGPGAALGVTRFGEGPPGR